In Streptomyces sp. NBC_00878, a single window of DNA contains:
- a CDS encoding MAB_1171c family putative transporter — translation MDGSSYYIPAVAMAAALMVKAPSLSRSWRDPLLRSVCTLMALVGLVFLFAAPPTIAEVNDAIGITNVSAPLVYCLLSAFSAACLVLIVNWRGGPPEATRRLSRRWIIGYSVVIVALVVLFALGDTPVERLVDFDTYYANEPFVREMIVLYLAALTVAGVAMSVMCGRWALQVQGWLRAGLLIIVAGYLFNLAYMAAKITAVIARWNGANLDYLSSVAAPVLASAGVQISAVGFCFPLACQRVGDAWSTWSTYRRLGPLWHELKPVSPHAAQGVRMSWWSPAELQVTQRESDIHDGMLSLYPYFDAEVRANAYAAALATGSDPVQAQAEADAAMVTAAVRARSADPEGRGIDSAEAADSPASGPSPATASPFMSAEGPRDLVRMSIALRQSPVVAAARGRYATRSESDFHE, via the coding sequence ATGGACGGGTCCAGCTACTACATTCCGGCTGTCGCGATGGCGGCCGCCCTCATGGTCAAGGCGCCCTCGCTGTCGCGGTCCTGGCGCGATCCGCTGCTGCGCTCCGTGTGCACGCTGATGGCGCTGGTCGGGCTCGTGTTCCTCTTCGCGGCCCCGCCGACCATCGCCGAGGTCAACGACGCCATCGGGATCACGAACGTCTCGGCGCCGCTGGTCTACTGCCTGCTGAGCGCCTTCAGCGCCGCCTGTCTCGTGCTGATCGTCAACTGGCGGGGTGGACCGCCCGAGGCGACGCGCCGTCTGTCGCGCCGCTGGATCATCGGATACAGCGTCGTGATCGTGGCGCTGGTGGTGCTGTTCGCCCTCGGTGACACGCCGGTGGAGCGGCTGGTGGACTTCGACACGTACTACGCCAACGAGCCGTTCGTCCGCGAGATGATCGTGCTCTACCTCGCGGCACTGACCGTCGCGGGCGTCGCGATGAGCGTGATGTGCGGACGCTGGGCACTCCAGGTGCAGGGGTGGCTTCGGGCCGGTCTGCTGATCATCGTGGCCGGCTATCTGTTCAACCTCGCCTATATGGCCGCCAAGATCACCGCCGTGATCGCCCGCTGGAACGGCGCGAACCTCGACTACCTCAGTTCCGTCGCGGCGCCCGTACTCGCCTCCGCCGGAGTACAGATCAGCGCGGTCGGATTCTGTTTTCCACTGGCCTGCCAGCGGGTCGGTGACGCCTGGTCCACGTGGTCGACGTACCGCCGTCTCGGCCCGCTGTGGCACGAGCTGAAGCCGGTCTCGCCGCACGCGGCCCAGGGGGTACGCATGTCCTGGTGGTCCCCGGCCGAACTCCAGGTCACCCAGCGGGAGTCGGACATCCACGACGGCATGCTCAGTCTGTATCCCTACTTCGACGCCGAGGTGCGTGCGAACGCGTACGCCGCGGCGCTCGCGACGGGCTCCGATCCCGTCCAGGCACAGGCCGAGGCCGACGCGGCGATGGTGACGGCGGCGGTCCGGGCCCGGTCCGCCGATCCGGAAGGCAGGGGCATCGACTCTGCGGAGGCCGCCGATTCCCCGGCGTCCGGGCCGTCGCCCGCCACCGCCTCTCCGTTCATGTCCGCCGAGGGACCACGCGACCTCGTGCGGATGTCCATCGCCCTGCGTCAGTCCCCCGTCGTCGCGGCCGCCCGAGGGCGGTACGCGACCAGGTCAGAGAGCGACTTCCATGAGTGA
- a CDS encoding NAD(P)/FAD-dependent oxidoreductase, translating to MSEPASPPPGTAPRRAVVIGGGMAGMLAAAALSAYADVTVVERDVLPDGPDPRKGLPQARHVHVLWSGGARAMEDLLPGVIDGWLAAGARRISLPTGLVSLQPRGWFRRWPEMQFMIACSRDLLDWVVRERVARGARVTVLPRTELLRLEGDARRVTGVRVRTAGGEETVLEADLVVDASGRGSRATKWLDTLGVPAAPMEEVDSGLASASRVFRAPAGTEDHPVVTVQPDARQPVPGQTTTIVPIEGGRWLVTLSGTRGGQPTDSAEAFEAFARGVRHPVVGELIAHAEPLSDIVVTRSTVNRRYLFEKVGDWPEGFVVIGDAVATYNPVYGHGLSVAAQGAVALREHVSEYGIATPGLARRVQRAVARPVATAWNLATGTDIRYPGSIGEQPGLTDKLLGRYIDRLLLTATARPLVTQAFFDVVTLSKPLSALVDPAVLLAVLRGPRRTPVSDPPLSDEERDAVLGAPEPSGAREG from the coding sequence ATGAGTGAACCCGCTAGCCCACCGCCGGGAACGGCTCCCAGACGTGCCGTCGTCATCGGCGGCGGGATGGCCGGCATGCTGGCCGCCGCCGCGCTGAGCGCGTACGCCGACGTCACCGTCGTCGAGCGCGATGTGCTGCCGGACGGGCCGGATCCGCGCAAGGGGCTCCCCCAGGCACGTCACGTCCACGTCCTGTGGTCCGGCGGTGCCCGTGCGATGGAGGACCTGCTGCCCGGTGTCATCGACGGGTGGCTCGCCGCCGGTGCCCGGCGCATCTCACTGCCGACGGGTCTGGTCTCCCTGCAGCCCCGGGGCTGGTTCCGGCGGTGGCCCGAGATGCAGTTCATGATCGCCTGCAGTCGTGACCTCCTCGACTGGGTGGTACGGGAGAGGGTCGCGCGCGGCGCCCGCGTCACCGTGCTGCCACGCACCGAACTGCTCCGCCTGGAGGGCGACGCACGGCGCGTGACCGGTGTGCGGGTCCGAACGGCGGGCGGCGAGGAGACGGTCCTGGAGGCCGATCTGGTCGTGGACGCCTCCGGGCGCGGTTCGCGGGCGACCAAGTGGCTCGACACGCTGGGCGTTCCCGCCGCGCCGATGGAGGAGGTCGACTCCGGGCTCGCGTCCGCCAGTCGGGTCTTCCGGGCGCCTGCGGGCACCGAGGACCACCCCGTGGTGACCGTACAGCCGGACGCGCGGCAGCCCGTTCCCGGGCAGACGACGACCATCGTGCCGATCGAGGGCGGCCGCTGGCTGGTGACCCTTTCGGGCACCCGCGGCGGCCAGCCCACCGACTCCGCCGAGGCGTTCGAGGCGTTCGCCCGTGGCGTCCGGCATCCGGTCGTGGGCGAGCTCATCGCCCACGCCGAGCCCCTGTCGGACATCGTCGTCACCCGCAGCACCGTGAACCGCCGCTACCTGTTCGAGAAGGTCGGCGACTGGCCCGAGGGCTTCGTCGTGATCGGCGACGCGGTCGCCACGTACAACCCGGTGTACGGGCACGGGCTCTCGGTGGCCGCGCAGGGCGCCGTGGCACTGCGCGAGCACGTGTCCGAGTACGGGATCGCCACGCCGGGGCTGGCCCGGCGCGTGCAGCGTGCCGTGGCCCGGCCGGTCGCCACCGCCTGGAACCTGGCCACCGGCACCGACATCCGCTACCCCGGCTCGATCGGCGAGCAGCCGGGCCTCACGGACAAGCTCCTGGGCCGCTACATCGACCGCCTCCTGCTCACGGCGACCGCCCGCCCCCTGGTCACCCAGGCCTTCTTCGACGTGGTCACGCTGTCCAAGCCCCTGTCGGCCCTGGTCGATCCGGCCGTCCTCCTCGCGGTGCTCCGGGGCCCCCGCCGAACGCCCGTCAGCGATCCGCCGCTGTCGGACGAGGAGCGGGACGCGGTGCTCGGCGCACCGGAGCCGTCGGGGGCACGGGAAGGCTGA
- a CDS encoding alpha-amylase family glycosyl hydrolase yields the protein MGQPSPARTDDQWWRSAVIYQVYVRSFADGDGDGTGDLAGVRAKLPHLAELGANALWFNPWYPSPMADGGYDVTDYRAVDPAFGTLAEAEKLISEARELDIRTLVDIVPNHVSDQHPWFRAALAAGPGSPERELFHFRPGRGEHGEIPPNDWPSQFAGSAEPVWTRLPDGDWYLHLFTPEQPDLNWAHPAVRQEHEDVLRFWFERGVAGVRIDSAALLAKDPDLPDFVEGEDPHPFVDRDELHDIYRSWRAVADEYGGIFVGEVWLPDSERFARYLRPDELHTAFNFSFLSCPWDAGRLRTSIDETLAEHAPVGAPATWVLCNHDVTRTVTRYGRADTAFAFATKAFGTPTDLVLGTRRARAAALLSLALPGAVYLYQGEELGLPEAEIPRERIQDPMHSRSGGVDPGRDGCRVPLPWVASAPYAGFGSQEEPWLPQPEGWRAYAADLQAEDPGSMLSLYRAALRIRPEFGDGPLTWLPAPDGVLAFAREGGPVCLVNLADTPAELPAHIQLLLSSGPLTPEGLLPKDTAAWLRTDS from the coding sequence GTGGGACAGCCTTCCCCTGCCCGCACCGACGACCAGTGGTGGCGCAGCGCCGTCATCTACCAGGTGTACGTACGCAGCTTCGCGGACGGCGACGGCGACGGCACCGGAGACCTCGCGGGCGTCCGAGCCAAACTGCCCCACCTCGCCGAACTCGGTGCGAACGCCCTGTGGTTCAACCCCTGGTACCCGTCCCCGATGGCGGACGGCGGCTACGACGTCACCGACTACCGGGCCGTCGACCCGGCCTTCGGCACCCTCGCCGAGGCGGAGAAACTCATCTCCGAGGCACGGGAGCTGGACATCCGCACCCTCGTCGACATCGTCCCCAACCACGTCTCCGACCAGCATCCGTGGTTCCGGGCGGCGCTCGCGGCCGGCCCCGGCAGCCCGGAGCGCGAGCTCTTCCACTTCCGCCCGGGACGCGGCGAACACGGTGAAATCCCGCCCAACGACTGGCCGTCCCAGTTCGCGGGCTCCGCCGAACCCGTCTGGACGCGGCTGCCCGACGGCGACTGGTACCTCCACCTGTTCACCCCCGAGCAGCCCGACCTCAACTGGGCGCACCCCGCGGTCCGTCAGGAGCACGAGGACGTCCTGCGCTTCTGGTTCGAGCGGGGCGTCGCGGGCGTACGCATCGACTCGGCGGCCCTGCTCGCCAAGGACCCGGACCTGCCGGACTTCGTCGAGGGCGAGGACCCGCACCCCTTCGTCGACCGCGACGAACTCCACGACATCTACCGCTCCTGGCGTGCCGTGGCCGACGAGTACGGCGGCATCTTCGTCGGCGAGGTCTGGCTCCCCGACTCCGAACGCTTCGCCCGCTACCTCCGCCCCGACGAACTGCACACCGCCTTCAACTTCTCCTTCCTGTCCTGCCCTTGGGACGCCGGACGCCTGCGTACGTCGATCGACGAGACCCTCGCCGAGCACGCACCGGTGGGCGCGCCCGCGACCTGGGTGCTCTGCAACCACGATGTGACCCGCACGGTCACCCGCTACGGCCGCGCGGACACCGCCTTCGCCTTCGCCACGAAGGCCTTCGGCACGCCGACCGACCTGGTCCTCGGTACGCGGCGGGCCCGCGCCGCCGCGCTCCTGTCGCTCGCCCTGCCGGGTGCCGTCTACCTCTACCAGGGTGAGGAACTCGGCCTGCCCGAGGCGGAGATACCGCGCGAGCGCATCCAGGACCCGATGCACTCCAGGTCGGGCGGCGTCGACCCGGGACGCGACGGGTGCAGGGTGCCGCTGCCGTGGGTGGCGTCGGCCCCGTACGCGGGCTTCGGGTCGCAGGAGGAGCCCTGGCTGCCGCAACCGGAGGGCTGGCGCGCGTACGCCGCCGATCTCCAGGCCGAGGACCCGGGCTCGATGCTCTCGCTCTACCGGGCCGCGCTGAGGATCCGGCCGGAGTTCGGCGACGGACCCCTCACCTGGCTGCCCGCACCCGACGGCGTCCTCGCCTTCGCCCGCGAGGGCGGTCCGGTGTGCCTCGTGAACCTCGCGGACACGCCGGCCGAACTCCCCGCGCACATCCAACTCCTGCTCAGCAGTGGCCCCTTGACCCCGGAAGGACTCCTCCCGAAGGACACCGCGGCCTGGCTGCGCACCGACTCCTGA
- a CDS encoding alpha/beta fold hydrolase, with protein sequence MVDVPRQHPRPTARLRPVGDGELRLRHRLVHGYRRAYRMAGQGPALVLIHGIGDSSATWAGLIPDLARTHTVIAPDLLGHGASDKPRADYSVAAYANGLRDLLSTLGIEQATLMGHSLGGGVAMQFAYQFPERTERLILVSAGGVGREVNPVLRAVTLPGADLALSALRLPGMRLQVGLVAHLMRLLDTDLGQDAPELLTLVDALPDATSRSAFIRTLRAVVDWRGQVVTMLDRCYLTQGMPTMLMWGDRDSVVPVRHAYRAHEAMPGSRLEIFEGAGHFPFHTDPARFLSLVEEFTGTTSPADWSREHWSDLLRAGRPGTDAGRPDTARSRAAERDLREASERSAT encoded by the coding sequence GTGGTCGACGTCCCACGACAGCATCCGCGGCCCACCGCGCGGCTGCGCCCGGTGGGCGACGGAGAACTGCGGCTGCGCCACCGCCTGGTGCACGGCTACCGCCGCGCCTACCGCATGGCGGGCCAGGGCCCGGCACTCGTCCTGATCCACGGCATCGGCGACTCCTCGGCGACCTGGGCCGGGCTCATCCCCGATCTGGCCCGCACCCACACGGTGATCGCCCCCGACCTGCTCGGCCACGGAGCCTCGGACAAGCCCCGGGCGGACTACTCGGTCGCCGCGTACGCCAACGGGCTGCGTGACCTGCTGTCCACCCTCGGCATCGAACAGGCCACGCTGATGGGGCACTCGCTCGGCGGCGGGGTCGCCATGCAGTTCGCGTACCAGTTCCCGGAGCGCACCGAGCGGCTGATCCTGGTCAGCGCCGGTGGGGTGGGCCGTGAGGTGAACCCCGTCCTGCGGGCGGTCACGCTGCCCGGCGCCGACCTGGCCCTGTCCGCACTGCGGTTGCCGGGGATGCGGCTCCAAGTGGGGCTGGTCGCCCACCTGATGAGGCTCCTCGACACCGATCTGGGCCAGGACGCGCCGGAGTTGCTGACCCTGGTGGACGCCCTGCCCGACGCGACCTCGCGCAGCGCGTTCATCCGTACGCTGCGGGCGGTCGTCGACTGGCGCGGCCAGGTGGTGACGATGCTCGACCGCTGCTACCTCACCCAGGGCATGCCGACGATGCTGATGTGGGGCGACCGCGACAGCGTGGTGCCGGTACGGCACGCGTACCGGGCGCACGAGGCGATGCCCGGCAGCCGCCTGGAGATCTTCGAGGGCGCCGGGCACTTTCCCTTCCACACCGACCCGGCCCGCTTTCTCTCCCTCGTCGAGGAGTTCACCGGCACCACCAGCCCCGCCGACTGGAGCCGCGAACACTGGAGCGACCTCCTCCGCGCCGGCCGCCCGGGAACCGACGCGGGGCGCCCGGACACCGCCCGGAGCCGGGCGGCGGAGCGGGACCTGAGAGAGGCGAGCGAACGCAGCGCGACGTAG
- a CDS encoding ABC transporter substrate-binding protein, producing MRSTGFRRTCITLIACSLALSACGGSDDDDTAGGKTRITVNCMPPKSAKVDRSFFEADIKAFEKRNPDIDVVPHDAFPCQDPKTFDAKLAGGQMEDVFYTYFTDAKHVVDVNQAADITSYVKDLKSYDTIQQQLRDIYTVDGKIYGVPRTGYSMGLIYNKKLFEEAGLDPDQPPATWEELRAAAKKIAALGKGTVGYADYSAQNQGGWHFTAELYSQGGDVVGEDGKKATIDTPEGKAVLQNLKDMRWTDNSMGSKQLLVINDVQQMMGSGKLGMYLSAPDNIPILVKEKGGNYKDLALAPMPGGKGTLIGGDGYMFNKKATPEQIKAGLQWLDHMFLTPGDGFLGDYARAKKNDAPVGLPEPRLFSGAADAKDQQVKKANANVPVENYQSFLDGNQSLEMKIEPPQAQQIYSVLDSAVSAVLTKKDADIDKLLSDASGKIDAILARG from the coding sequence ATGAGAAGCACCGGGTTCCGTCGCACCTGCATCACCCTCATCGCCTGCTCACTGGCGCTCAGTGCCTGCGGCGGATCCGATGACGACGACACCGCCGGCGGCAAGACCCGCATCACCGTCAACTGCATGCCGCCGAAGAGCGCCAAGGTCGACCGGTCGTTCTTCGAGGCCGACATCAAGGCGTTCGAAAAGCGGAACCCGGACATCGACGTCGTCCCGCACGACGCGTTCCCCTGCCAGGACCCGAAAACCTTCGACGCCAAGCTCGCCGGCGGCCAGATGGAGGACGTCTTCTACACGTACTTCACCGATGCCAAGCACGTCGTCGACGTCAACCAGGCCGCCGACATCACGAGTTACGTCAAGGACCTCAAGAGCTACGACACCATCCAGCAGCAGCTGCGCGACATCTACACCGTCGACGGCAAGATCTACGGCGTCCCGCGCACCGGCTACTCCATGGGCCTGATCTACAACAAGAAGCTCTTCGAGGAGGCCGGTCTCGACCCCGACCAACCCCCGGCCACCTGGGAGGAGTTGCGCGCCGCCGCCAAGAAGATAGCCGCCCTCGGCAAGGGCACCGTCGGATACGCCGACTACAGCGCGCAGAACCAGGGCGGCTGGCACTTCACCGCCGAGCTCTACTCGCAGGGCGGCGACGTCGTCGGCGAGGACGGCAAGAAGGCCACCATCGACACCCCCGAGGGCAAGGCCGTATTGCAGAACCTCAAGGACATGCGCTGGACCGACAACTCCATGGGCAGCAAGCAGCTGCTGGTCATCAACGACGTCCAGCAGATGATGGGTTCGGGCAAGCTCGGCATGTACCTCTCCGCCCCCGACAACATCCCGATCCTGGTGAAGGAGAAGGGCGGCAACTACAAGGACCTGGCCCTGGCTCCCATGCCGGGTGGCAAGGGCACGCTCATCGGCGGCGACGGCTACATGTTCAACAAGAAGGCCACGCCCGAGCAGATCAAGGCCGGCCTCCAGTGGCTCGACCACATGTTCCTCACGCCCGGTGACGGCTTCCTCGGCGACTACGCCCGCGCCAAGAAGAACGACGCCCCGGTGGGCCTGCCGGAGCCCCGGCTGTTCAGCGGCGCGGCCGACGCCAAGGACCAGCAGGTCAAGAAGGCCAACGCCAACGTCCCGGTGGAGAACTACCAGTCCTTCCTCGACGGCAACCAGAGCCTGGAGATGAAGATCGAGCCGCCCCAGGCCCAGCAGATCTACTCCGTCCTCGACAGCGCCGTCTCCGCGGTCCTCACCAAGAAGGATGCGGACATCGACAAGCTGCTGAGCGACGCCTCCGGAAAGATCGACGCCATCCTCGCGCGCGGCTGA
- a CDS encoding helix-turn-helix transcriptional regulator: MTDGFEVPGATATGLLPAVVARVTGLADRLGAPRDEVFDVRRLSAASGVPEVVVRSLLNGWAAGEPDLQARFLQRLDLLRRTRLKPGGRRYTQQEIADGAGMSRQQAGALINGDRRPTMEHCDAIQRFFGVHAGFLTAEDPEALAGALQRIEQELLQRLADREREPVLAIVEDPLERLLQDHGVRGIAWRAAQLPTDQHRDKVAEWLDMLLESVKRPES, encoded by the coding sequence GTGACGGATGGCTTCGAGGTTCCGGGCGCCACGGCGACGGGTCTGCTGCCGGCCGTCGTGGCCCGAGTCACCGGGCTGGCCGACCGGCTCGGCGCGCCGCGCGACGAGGTGTTCGACGTCCGGCGGCTGTCCGCGGCGTCCGGTGTCCCCGAGGTCGTGGTCCGGTCCCTGCTGAACGGGTGGGCCGCGGGCGAGCCGGATCTCCAGGCCCGTTTCCTGCAACGCCTCGACCTGCTGCGCCGCACCCGGCTGAAACCGGGCGGCCGCCGGTACACCCAGCAGGAGATCGCCGACGGCGCCGGGATGTCGCGCCAGCAGGCGGGCGCCCTCATCAACGGCGACCGGCGCCCCACGATGGAGCACTGCGACGCCATCCAGCGGTTCTTCGGGGTGCACGCCGGATTCCTCACCGCCGAGGACCCCGAGGCGCTCGCGGGCGCCCTCCAGCGCATCGAGCAGGAACTGCTCCAGCGGCTCGCCGACCGGGAGCGCGAACCGGTCCTGGCGATCGTCGAGGACCCGTTGGAGCGGCTGCTGCAGGACCACGGGGTCCGCGGTATCGCCTGGCGGGCCGCGCAGCTGCCCACCGACCAGCACCGGGACAAGGTAGCGGAGTGGCTGGACATGCTCCTGGAGAGCGTCAAGCGGCCCGAGTCGTGA
- a CDS encoding LacI family DNA-binding transcriptional regulator, with protein sequence MTRRLAQVAKKVGVSEATVSRVLNGKPGVSDTTRQAVLSALDVLGYERPTQLRGERARLVGLVLPELQNPIFPAFAEVIGGALAQSGLTPVLCTQTKGGVSEADYVDLLLQQQVSGVVFAGGLYAQADAPHEHYRRLADRNIPVVLVNAAIEDMGFPGVSCDDGVAVEQAWRHLTSLGHERIGLVLGPGDHVPSSRKLAAARVLGDLPDEHVARAIFSLEGGQAAATRLLDRGVTGFICASDPLALGAVRAARRKGLAVPSQVSVVGYDDSAFMNCTEPPLTTVRQPIEAMGRAAVELLNAQIGGGSVPIEELLFEPELVVRGSTGQAPRP encoded by the coding sequence ATGACGCGACGACTTGCTCAGGTGGCGAAGAAGGTCGGGGTCAGCGAGGCCACGGTCAGCCGGGTGCTCAACGGCAAGCCCGGAGTCTCCGACACCACCCGGCAGGCAGTGCTCTCCGCGCTCGACGTCCTCGGCTACGAGCGGCCCACGCAACTGCGCGGCGAACGCGCCCGGTTGGTGGGTCTCGTCCTGCCCGAGCTGCAGAACCCGATCTTCCCGGCGTTCGCCGAGGTGATCGGCGGCGCGCTCGCCCAGTCCGGTCTGACGCCCGTGCTGTGCACCCAGACCAAGGGCGGCGTCTCCGAGGCGGACTACGTCGACCTGCTGCTCCAACAACAGGTCTCCGGCGTGGTGTTCGCGGGCGGTCTCTACGCGCAGGCCGACGCGCCGCACGAGCACTACCGGCGGCTCGCGGACCGGAACATCCCGGTGGTCCTGGTGAACGCGGCCATCGAAGACATGGGCTTCCCCGGGGTCTCCTGTGACGACGGGGTGGCGGTGGAGCAGGCCTGGCGGCACCTCACCTCCCTCGGACACGAGCGCATCGGGCTCGTGCTCGGCCCCGGCGACCACGTCCCTTCGAGCCGCAAGCTAGCCGCGGCGCGAGTCCTGGGCGACCTCCCGGACGAGCATGTCGCCCGGGCGATCTTCTCCCTCGAAGGCGGTCAGGCCGCGGCCACCCGGCTGCTCGACCGGGGTGTCACCGGATTCATCTGCGCGAGTGACCCGCTCGCCCTCGGCGCCGTACGGGCCGCGCGCCGCAAGGGACTCGCCGTGCCGTCGCAGGTCTCCGTCGTGGGCTACGACGACTCGGCGTTCATGAACTGCACCGAGCCCCCGCTGACCACGGTCCGCCAGCCCATCGAGGCCATGGGGAGGGCGGCGGTGGAACTGCTGAACGCGCAGATCGGCGGCGGCAGCGTGCCGATCGAAGAGCTGCTGTTCGAGCCCGAGTTGGTGGTCCGTGGGTCGACCGGGCAGGCCCCGCGCCCCTGA
- a CDS encoding toxin-antitoxin system, toxin component: MRRLCGELVDELSLPAPAEPTDLYAALCDGMSRRRGRPVQFRTAAFPPGTASGLWLDMADQDLVVVEERTAPDHQLVILGHELWHMNAGHCSHHVEGAAVAARLLSDDADLQATVLKVAARTRSDLADEKDAESFGLLLASKCRGWLAGSALRGPVRRDGLAGRIEASLGYRGPQS, encoded by the coding sequence ATGCGCCGTCTGTGCGGCGAGTTGGTCGACGAGCTCTCCCTGCCGGCACCGGCGGAGCCCACCGACCTGTACGCCGCGCTGTGCGACGGCATGAGCAGACGGCGCGGGCGCCCGGTGCAGTTCCGTACGGCCGCGTTCCCGCCGGGCACCGCCAGCGGGCTCTGGCTCGACATGGCGGACCAGGACCTCGTGGTCGTCGAGGAACGCACCGCGCCCGACCACCAGTTGGTGATCCTCGGTCATGAGCTGTGGCACATGAACGCCGGGCACTGCAGCCACCACGTGGAAGGCGCGGCCGTCGCCGCCCGCCTGCTGTCGGACGACGCCGACCTGCAGGCGACGGTCCTGAAGGTGGCGGCACGCACCCGGTCGGACCTGGCCGACGAGAAGGACGCCGAGAGCTTCGGGTTGCTGCTGGCGAGCAAGTGCCGGGGGTGGCTGGCCGGTTCGGCGCTGCGCGGCCCCGTCCGGCGTGACGGTCTGGCCGGGCGGATCGAGGCTTCTCTGGGCTATCGCGGGCCGCAGAGCTGA
- a CDS encoding carbohydrate ABC transporter permease: MKTASQPAAPPPTAVRPVAAPRPGPGGRPLRRRLADQSGAYAFLLGGLLCFALFSWYPAIRAVVIAFQKYTPGAEPEWVGTANFTRVFQDPEFAAAWRNTLTFTLLALLIGFAVPFALALVLNELRHAKAFFRVVVYLPVMIPPVVSALLWKWFYDPGAGLANEALRFLNLPTSNWSNGADTALISLVLVATWANLGGTVLIYLAALQSIPGELYEAAELDGANLWQRIRHVTIPQTRFVILMLMLLQIIATMQVFTEPFVITGGGPENATVTVLYLIYKYAFLYNDFGGACALSVMLLLLLSAFSAAYLRLTRSGEEA; this comes from the coding sequence ATGAAGACAGCGTCCCAGCCCGCGGCGCCGCCACCGACGGCTGTACGGCCGGTGGCGGCGCCGCGACCCGGCCCCGGCGGGCGTCCGTTGCGCCGCCGCCTCGCCGACCAGTCCGGCGCGTACGCCTTCCTCCTCGGCGGACTGCTCTGCTTCGCCCTCTTCTCCTGGTACCCGGCGATCCGCGCGGTCGTGATCGCCTTCCAGAAGTACACCCCGGGTGCGGAACCGGAGTGGGTCGGCACCGCCAACTTCACCCGCGTCTTCCAGGACCCTGAGTTCGCCGCGGCCTGGCGCAACACGCTCACCTTCACGCTGCTCGCCCTGCTCATCGGCTTCGCCGTGCCCTTCGCGCTGGCCCTCGTCCTCAACGAACTCCGGCACGCGAAGGCCTTCTTCAGAGTCGTGGTGTACCTGCCGGTGATGATCCCGCCGGTGGTCAGTGCCCTGCTCTGGAAGTGGTTCTACGATCCCGGCGCCGGCCTCGCCAACGAGGCGCTGCGCTTCCTGAACCTGCCCACCTCGAACTGGTCCAACGGCGCCGACACGGCTCTCATCTCCCTGGTGCTCGTGGCCACTTGGGCGAATCTCGGCGGCACGGTCCTCATCTATCTGGCCGCACTCCAGAGCATCCCCGGCGAGCTCTACGAGGCGGCCGAACTGGACGGCGCGAACCTCTGGCAGCGCATCCGGCATGTGACGATCCCTCAGACCCGCTTCGTCATCCTCATGCTGATGCTCCTTCAGATCATCGCCACCATGCAGGTGTTCACCGAGCCGTTCGTGATCACGGGCGGCGGACCGGAGAACGCCACGGTCACCGTCCTCTACCTGATCTATAAGTACGCGTTCCTCTACAACGACTTCGGCGGAGCCTGCGCCCTCAGCGTCATGCTGCTCCTTCTGCTCAGCGCCTTCTCGGCGGCGTACCTGCGGCTCACCCGCTCCGGAGAGGAGGCCTGA
- a CDS encoding carbohydrate ABC transporter permease, producing MSSTTRTLVSPLTLARPRGKVLYWTVFTGVVLLFTLAFLFPVYWMATGAMKSPDEVTRTPPTLVPDQWHLSGYTDAWDLMQLPTHLWNTVVQATGAWILQLVFCTAAAYALSKLKPAFGKVILGGILATLMVPAQALVVPKYLTVADLPLIHTSLLNDPLGIWLPAVANAFNLYLLKRFFDQLPRDVLEAAEIDGAGRLRTLWSIVLPMSRPVLGVVSIFALVAVWQDFLWPLMVFSDTDKQPISVALVQLSQNIQLTVLIAAMVIASIPMVAMFLVFQRHIIAGISAGSTKG from the coding sequence ATGAGCAGCACCACACGGACACTGGTCTCACCGCTCACACTCGCCCGGCCGCGCGGCAAGGTTCTCTACTGGACCGTCTTCACCGGCGTGGTCCTCCTCTTCACGCTCGCCTTCCTCTTCCCGGTCTACTGGATGGCGACCGGCGCCATGAAGTCGCCGGACGAGGTGACGCGTACACCCCCGACCCTCGTCCCGGACCAGTGGCACCTCAGTGGCTACACCGATGCCTGGGACCTGATGCAGCTGCCGACCCACCTGTGGAACACGGTGGTTCAGGCAACGGGCGCCTGGATCCTGCAACTCGTGTTCTGCACGGCCGCCGCATACGCCCTGTCCAAGCTGAAGCCCGCCTTCGGCAAGGTGATCCTCGGCGGCATCCTCGCCACGCTGATGGTCCCGGCGCAGGCGCTGGTCGTACCGAAGTACCTGACGGTCGCCGACCTGCCGCTGATCCACACCAGTCTGCTGAACGACCCGCTCGGCATCTGGCTGCCCGCCGTGGCCAACGCCTTTAACCTCTACCTCCTCAAACGGTTCTTCGACCAACTCCCGCGCGACGTACTGGAGGCCGCCGAGATCGACGGCGCGGGACGGCTGCGGACGCTCTGGTCGATCGTGCTCCCGATGTCACGGCCGGTCCTGGGAGTCGTCTCGATCTTCGCGCTCGTCGCGGTCTGGCAGGACTTCCTCTGGCCGTTGATGGTCTTCTCCGACACCGACAAACAGCCCATCAGCGTGGCACTCGTCCAGCTGTCCCAGAACATCCAGCTGACCGTGCTCATCGCCGCGATGGTGATCGCCAGCATCCCGATGGTCGCCATGTTCCTGGTGTTCCAGCGGCACATCATCGCCGGGATCAGCGCGGGCAGCACGAAGGGCTGA